Within Hyla sarda isolate aHylSar1 chromosome 7, aHylSar1.hap1, whole genome shotgun sequence, the genomic segment aagtgcggatggagactgatacctgagTCCGCAGGGAGCGGAGCCCCCTcccggagcgccagacgtttgtccggaggaagacaaattcgggcagaggccgtgtcgaatcgaAGCCCCAGAAAGGTTAGCGACTGGGTAggccggaggactgacttgtctcGGTTGATCAGCCACCCGAAgtgagtcagagtgtggagagtgacgtccagattctccagagtctggtctctggttggagccttgatgagaaggtcgtccagatagggtatcaccgagatcccCTTCGAccataacaggcccatcactggcgcaaggatctttgtaaagacccgaggagccgtggctagaccgaaggggagggcaacaaattgaaaatgcccctctggAACCGCAaaacggaggtaccgatgatgggccggaaatattggcacatggaggtaggcatctttgatgtccactgATGAACGGaactgttccagggacgccaccaccgagggGAGAGATTCCAtctggaagtggcggatgagaagatgacggttgagacgcttgaggtctaggattggttgcacagaaccgtccttcttgggaaccacaaagagatttgaatagaaccccgaaaacgttcccctggaggaacaggGAGGatcaccccctggagaagcagagactggagagccgcacgGAATTGCTTCGCCAGGGGAGGAGACCgaggggcccgggatcgaaaaaagcaatacctcggaagggaggcgaattctaTTCACTAACCGtaggacaccacgtccctgacccaagagtcctgaatgtgtgaggtccagatgtcttggaaaaacaagagacgacctcccacccgcaaagaaaccgcgggtggaggcctcacttcatgcagaagtgggtttgcggttgcctgatttgggcgcaaaacggccagagtggttggagtccgacttccaagacgggcgtgcccggaacgagggagccttcttgtcccgcgagggcgcctgacCGGACCCCTTAGtggggccagaggtccgaaaggaccgaaaggtaAAGgactttgggaagtagggcgagccttattttgaggtaacaaggaactcttacctcccattgcctcagagataatttcATCAAggtgtttgccaaaaagacggccgcccgtaaagggaagctcagtgagagaccttttggaaacggcatccgcattccaagctttaagccacatagagaggaggaggtctactaggtgacccacagcaaaggcagaacaacgggctgactgcatggaagccttGGCGCAACGGAGAGCCAAAGCAGATAGGTCCTCTGGggaggatcccgctaagatatcctgatggagctgttggcaccactccgacagggccttggagacccatgtcgaggcgaagatgggaagaagagaagagccagctgcttcagaagataacttcgctaaagattccaccttcttgtccgagggatccttgaaggcagcggcatctgccagaggcagtgtagtcaccttagagatccgggagattggtggatccactgagggaggggaagccaccttagcgacaaagtccttgtcaaatggataatgctcttgaattgtcttgactcCCGGAAATCtaatgtctggatgtttccatgcggattccagaatgtcgtcaaagtcagcgtgagagctgaacctttgaggtgctggcttagtgcgatgaaaggatactcctggattgacatccgaagttcctgggtcctccaagtgaaaggtatctcttatggctgtcaccaattaGTTCACCGtagcaattgagtccgagcggtcctctgggtCAGATGCCGGTTCGAAAGCCTCGTCcactagttcaccaggggaatgtgagtgagtagaggcagtcctggaggggggcgatccagaacgggtacgcggctctggtgtggcagagcggcgactccgagtacgtcctctggaagagcaaCGTTTGTGCCTAGATGATAGAGGGCTGCGGGACCtgcgaggggaacgctcacgtctgtccgaagactcaatggaagagtccgaCGAGGCACACCtagcacgcttgtgagagcgtgaagtaccaGGAGACgaagagcgggccctctcagaggtcctgcgccgggaagaccccttcaaggcggacaccatttcccaggaggcctcagccaccgaacgggagacttgggtcaagtcagccatatactgggtcagggaagaaacccaagcCGGAGgggcggctgaacccaccgggaccgaaggggcatcagggggcaccagagggtctgggggagcagcggagcaggcagagcaagcgggctcagcggagccaggcatcttggtatgACAGTGCTTACAGGTATAGTAAGTCACTGAACTCCCAGGTTTCTGATTAAAGGGAGGAACAGCCCTGAGTATGGACATAATGGGGTAAAAAAGAagataggaactttctcacctgatctgtgtcccctgtcagctgcagtgaggagaactaaCTCCGTGCAGCCAGAGAGACCAAACAAGCCAGCCAATAGGGagggaggggcgtgcctggaACAAGGCACACTATAACCAACTCATACCCAAGAAAATCGGGCCCACAGCGCTGATAGGAcgctgcttcgcgcctctgagagctcccaGCCCAGTGGGCGGAGCCCCAGACGGCCGAAGAAGAACTGTCaaggcgcccgctccttgtcccgagcgcacctgcCTATTtgtatatgcgctcgggggaacagAGCGGGCGGCCAGAACGCCGGTAGCGGCTGtcggcgaaagtgaaagtaagccggtgcAGAAGCGCCCGGCTCATAACAGCACCGCGGCTTGCAGCCGCGAATAAGGTGCAAGCAGAAGAAGAAAGCCAGTGCTGAAAGCGCCCGACCCAAggcagcgccgcggctgacagccgcacatAGGCGATGAGAAGTCTcaccaatacacacacacacaaattaaaGTGTTCCTTATCACATTTCCCCTCCAAAAATAAGGTGCCTTATAAAAATATGCCCCCTCATGTCGCTGCTCCCCTTGCATAAGTGCAGCCCCTGTAAAATCAAGCCCCATACacagaaggtgggccaaaaaagggggtctccagaggttgtgagtccatacctatgggaaaaaggggaaaGCACTtaactcagtcagaagaacttacctaatggagtcttcagtgaagtcttcagtcagctttgttGTCCCTGCAttacgcctggctgctatgcacgagcgaggcgagcagagaaaaaagggggacccggacccatgaggtaccacccagacgctgaccgttggcgagagggggttaacagtgcatatacgcaatgtctgtgcccccttactcgcaatggggaaacagtgaaccgaagttcctgagtccccacctgaaaacggaaaagaaagggaataaaaaaaactaacacgtccctatactaggaaaataaaaaacagaagacctggactggagaatccagcccatgtccacctccttcagacactaagcttaaactgactagctcagagcctgaatgcgggtatatcctgctgggaggagctgactttttttattaccatagtgtcacacctcctagagacagcaagatccacccacggtctgtgtcccccaatggagccgatagagaaatttaATTTTAAAGTCCCAATTTGCGCTTATTGTTTTtcaatacatacattatacatccaTTTGTATGAGGTACAGGGACTCATACATACAAATATAGCAGCATTTGGGCACAATTCCCTTTGTACTTGCGCTAGTGTTATTACACATTTTCTTATAAGTTCTGTATACAGCTCTATATAGAGCAGGAGGCAGAGGACCAGCTgtatacagctctatatacacagcaggattAAGGGGACCGGGGAAGGTAAAGACCCccaggagatagatagacagataatggCCTCCGGTAGGTAGATAGCTAGTTCCCCCTGGTAGTTAGATAGATAGTgttggtaggtagataggtacCTACCTGCATTTGTTGAATCATCACTTTTTTTCACCTCTGGTCAATTTTTTgtatttaatataataatttttattattatgtgaTAAAGCATATTTGTTTTAATTTAGGAGGATTTTGAACTCTATTGTCTTTGTGAAAAGTATtaaaggtaggtaggtagatagtgaCGGTAGGTAGATAAATAGTGCAGTCAGGCCAGAAGGTAGGTACATAGATGGGAATTTATCAAGCAATTAGACAGCTTTTTTCATCTAAATTTGTTGCAGGAAAAGATGCTGGTTGGTTCCATGCAACTTTTCCTGCAACATTTCATTTAGACTGTTTAATTTCTATTACAACGATGTGATCTGATTTcgatcactttgtgcagtggtcactaatttatgATAGCTCTGCCGaggctctcctgtgcaggaggcgtgccggcctcagcatgacgttgcggccaacacgcctcatccatgtagttctatgtagcctctcccatagaactgtatggggaggggacgGGGAGGGGGCATACCGTCGACCTCTCTAGGTCTACGTTATGTTCATTAGTGCTCTCACTGCGCACTATTGTGGGGGCCCCGTTTAGGatatcgaggggggtcccagcggtcggatcccccgcgatcaaacacttatcccatatcctgggataggggataagtgtaataacgctgcagatgtcctttaagatatAATTTTGTCTGTCTTAACAGTCACACTACTGATCTCTTTCCTGAGACATCTGTCTGGGTCATGAAATATTCAAAGCAGGAGAACTTTACAAAGGAAATGTGCTTCTAATCAGGACCATTTCATACACAGACAGCGGTGGCTGCGGAGCACACTATAGTCAAAGAGGAATGAACTACAACAATATCCATGTTGAAGAAACCACAATATAAATACTAAATGTTgttataaatttttgggaaaagaacatTAATTTCATAAAATTCAGTCCTAGGGAAAACACACCTCAAGTGTTCTCTTCTTATTGAGCGCTGGCGGGAGATTGAAATGCTTTGCTCAAAGATTTTCCCCCATGaagtagaattaaaaaaaatagcttaCATACGACTTATTTATCAAAGACATGCACAAAATCATAGGGGGAAGAAAACTCACAAAAAATCACATACGTGGGGGACTTTTGATAAATCCCTGTCTAtgtgccatttgataaatttgacgCACGGACGCCACTTTCCCAGCTACTTTTTTGGTATGAAGGGAACAaaaacagggatgtggaaattataTCGCCCGAGACAAGTAGTTttaggcgccgggcaggtgaattgttcatagatttagccctgtatcgggctagcagggacagaccgacttcgcccttatttttctttaatgccggtgtgaggcgcaggagccgatggaagtctacacctcacaccggcgctcagagtgtatggagggggcctccagctgactgcagagcccccttatctcccctcccggaggatggacggagctcagaagacacagcagggtgagagaaaggacgtagacagctccgtgcacagctccatcccccgcactcagctctatccctccccctccccctgatctgtctccacaggacctaatccaccacggggaggttgctagtttgcacggggaaaacacagagcgggggagggggtgagggggaggacggaaatctcacctcacaccggccgggactacagctctgatgtccactcatggcggctcaggtgaggagaccgagaatacaggcggcAGGAGGGGTggttgtgtatgtatggtgtgagtgtatgtgtgatgtatgatgggggggcagcggcaggtgtatgtatgatgtgtgcatatgtatggtgtatatcagtgtttcccaaacagggtgcctccagctgttgcaaaaccaactcccagcatgccctgggcatgctgggagttgtagttttgcaacagctggaggcaccctggttgggaaacactgatggatatgtatggtgtgagtgtatgtgtgatgtgtgtatgatgtctgtctgtgtgatgtgtatgtaatgtatgatgtctctgtgtgtgatgtgtatgtaatgtatgatgtgtgtatgatgtctaagtgtgatgtgtatgtaatgtatgatgtccaagtgtgatgtgtgtatgatgtctgtctgtgtatgatgtgcatgtaatgtatgatgtctaagtgtgatgtgtgtatgatgtctgtctgtgtatgatgtgtatataatgtatgatgtctctgtgtgatgtgtatgtaatgtatgatgtgtgtatgatgtctaagtgtgatgtgtatgtaatgtatgatgtctaagtgtgatgtgtgtatgatgtctcagtgtgatgtgtatgtaatgtatgatgtctctgtgatgtgtatgtaatgtatgatgtctaagtgtgatgtgtatgtaatgtatgatgtggggtgggcagcggcgggtgtatgtatgatgtgtgcatatgtatggtgtatatgtatggtgtgagtgtatgtgtgatgtgtgtatgatgtctatgtgtgatgtgtgtatgtaatgtatgatgtgtgtatgatgtctatgtgtgatgtgtatgtaatgtgtgatgtgtgtatgatgtctgtctgtgtgtgacgtgtatgtaatgtatgatgtgtgtatgatgtccatgtgtgatgtgtatataatgtgtgatgtgtgtatgatgtccatgtgtgatgtgtatgtgatgtgtgtgtgatgtgtgtatgatgtctgtctgtgtgtgatgtgtatgtaatgtatgatgtgtgtatgatgtctaagtgtgatgtgtgtatgtgatgtatgatgtggggggggcagcggtgggtgtatgtatgatgtgtgcatatgtatggtgtatatgtatggtgtgagtctatgtgtgtatgatgtatgtgtgtatgtgatgtatgatgtggggtgggcagcggcaggtgtatgtataatgtgcatatgtatggtgtatatgtatggtgtgagtgtatgtgtttatgtaatgtatgatgtgggggggcagtggcgggggtgtgtgtgtgtgtgtgtgtgtgtgtatgatacgggggtagcggcaggtgtatgtatgatgtgtgtatgcatgaatgttttgtataggagcggactgtcacgtcgggcattagggcagttgtgccatctaattttatttttagtggcttctggtcacccgcactgaattgcacccccagaatcctccccttcatactcacccgccaaccaagagccccacggatgcatgcaaacacgcccgaaccaaaactacaactcccagcatgttacaccataacctaaactgtagaactataaagtgtaacatgctgggagttgtagttttggttcgggtcagctgcagagccataggctgcatcagggcatgctgggtgttgtagttactaactgcaattcccagtattccttgacatagactatggctctgcagctgacacaaaccaaaactacaactcccagcatgttacacaataaccttaactgtcctactatacagtgcaacatgctgcaacactcacacaaccataggctgtatcagggcatgctgggagttgtagttatctagtaactaaatgcaacttccagcattttctgacacacaatgcagcacataaactggagaagcagaacaccccccagtaacacataagtccctattgtgactgaaaaatagtgattaaaatattttaaaaagtgcgtatatatgtgaataagcccctttcctaataaaagtttccaattttctttaaataaaaataatgtacaaaaataaagataagtggtatcgctgcatgtggaaatgtccagactattaaattataatgttaattaaaccatacggtgaacggtgtaaatgtaaaaaaaatagtccagaattgttcatttttggtcacttcatatgagaattttttttataaggtgatcaaaaagttacatctagacttttctgggcttggctcgggtgtaagaggagctacagctctcccccgctaatagcctggcatgctgtgatcacctattaaaccattagatcaccgctgtcagcagtgtctaaaggatcttatatccctccctggtggtctagtggggggatcgtactattttggttgaaattatttcatctaccaggacaagtggattttcttgagggacaagtagattgtgttctgctttagtcccttggacaagtagtttttttttacatttccacacccctgaaaaaGCAAGTTCACATTTGATAAATAGGGCATGCAGGTAGTATgtaaccccacccccacccccagaaAAAACTCAACTATTATCTAAAAACAAAGGGGGTTacttatcaataatggtcttggctagatcatttttgttgtttgtctagatgtggtttttttttggtggtgctgttccaaatttatcatattgtcgcagtgaccatgatggccccgcatcatagcgggtcggacccgtggctaatagcgtgcggcaatgatcgcggtgccacgcgctattaaccctttagacgcggcgttcaaagttgaacgccacgtctaaagtgaaagtgaaaccatgccggttagctcagggagctgttcgggatcgccgcgacgaaatcgaacagcttacaagacagctggagggtccatacctgcctcctcgctgtccgatcgccgaatgactgctcagtgcctgagatccaggcatgagcagtcaagcggcagaatcatcgatcagtggtttcttatgagaaaccactgatcaatgtaaaagatcagtgtgtgcggtgttataggtccctatgggagctataacactgcaaaaaaaaagtttaaaaaaaagtgacaattttaaacgtataccttttcctgcatgtagttatgattttttccagaagtacgacaaaatcaaacctatataagtaggggatcattttaatcaaatggacctacaaaataaagacaaggtgtcatttttaccgaaaaatgtactgtgtagaaacggaaggtcacaaaatttacaaattttttttcaattttgtctcacaatgacttttttttccgtttcgtcgtagagttttgagtaaaatgactgatgtcattacaaagtagaattggtggcgcaaaaaataagccatcatatggatttttaggtacaaaattgaaaaagttatgattttttaaaggtgaggaggaaaaaacgaaaatgcaaaaacggaaaaaccctgggtccttatggggttaaaggggtacgtcacgccccctcccatagacttgcatagcgggggcgagggttgacatcacacgggggcggagtcgtgacgtcacgatactcctgccccgtggtcgccacccggctgtttgtgagctggcccTGCGGCGTgctgctcaaacaggtgggtggcgaatacaagattgcaggggtccccagcggtgggacccctgcggtaagacatcttatcccctatcctttggataggggatacgatgtctcagggctgaagtacccctttaaggcaaattaatgtctaaaagaaggtctTCAAAGAGAGTCTTACATTTGTATAGTGGTTTACCTTGCCACAGGccagggaaaaaaatgtattgtttgaGAGATAGAGGTTTTAGTTgaacagatatttttttttacctttcactttttttttaattgttatcATCACTTTGTCCGATATTTTTTAAAACTTGGGAACATGAAATAGATTTTGACCATTgctaacaatcttattgtttcttacGTCTTTATCATtacttttttgtaccttaaaaaatatatctgattgtttcatatggagaactcttttacttttaatttgcatgtttttttttatttttaactttttatgtctttaaacgtttttattctctaccttattctctctccctctcactctggctaatttttttttttttgcacagacagtagtaattttttttagacctggtcgggaggtggtctagatttgcagGTTTTTTAGCACCAGTTACACCAAAATTTACACAAAAATCAACAACACACAGAtaataaattcatgaccactgcatccgtcacttAAAAAATGGTCCAACAACACCATGAGGTCAAAATTATGGATATtagaactttgaaaaaaaaaaaaactgcaattagCACAAAATATGAAACATTTGCAAATATAGACcaaaaaaagcaatagaacaaaatgatAAATAACTCCCAAAAAGCCACTAAACAAATAAGGTTTATTATTTACACTTGATATAAGGACTATCATACCTGTCTAGTTACCTCACATTAATTCACTTCCCGCCATTTTTAACACACATAACTCTACCGCCTAACTCCTTCACCTCACAGCTCCAACTGTATTTTTCGACCAATCATAAAGCGTTCTGAGAGTCATGTGACTTGCACTCGTTCTCCCCCGCGTAGCCAGACGTGACGTTATCCTTGTCACTTTCCCGCCGTTTATtccattccagtttttttttttttttttacttcccccTACACACACCTGGCGCGCGCTGGCACGTCAGTAATCACGTGTCACCAGCCTGACCTATCCTGAGTGTTGCCgacagtcatgtgactggcagccGCTTCCCCGCGCAGTCCTCCTGTCAGAGCAGTGAGGATGGCTGAGGCGGCCGCTCCAGGTGCCATAATCTTCCTCCTCGTCTCCCTGTCTGTCCGTCCGGTGTCTCCCTGGCTGCTGGGTCTCCGCCCGGAGGACACGGTGGGCGGCCGTGTATCCCTGGAGGGTGGCACCCTGCGAGCGGCCGAGGGGACCCGCTTCACCCTTCGCCTATACTTCCAGCCCCCGCTATCGGCCCAGCAGCAGCTGAGCTCCGCGGGTAACGGTTCCGGCCCGCCCCCCAGGCTGGTGTTCATCGAGGAGCCCCGGGCGGCAGGCGAGCCTCCGTGCCAAGACGAGGGGTCCTGGGCATCGGACGTGGAGGTGCTCGGCCCCCTGCAGCCCTCCCCGCACGGAGGCTCGGCCCTGGTGGAAGTCCGAGTGCGGGAGCTGCGAAAGGGGGAGCGGGGGAAGCAGTTCTCACTGTGCGCGTTTGACGGGCGGCACTGGGAGCACCATGGAGGCGAGCACTTCGTGCTGGAGGTGCGGGAGGCTGCCGAGGCTACACCGGCCTGGCTGCGAGCTCTGGTGGCGCTGCTCCTGCTCGCCATGTCCGCGCTCTTCAGCGGCCTCCGCCTCAGCCTGCTGTCCCTGGACCCGGTGGAGCTCCGGGTGCTGCAGAACAGCGGCTCCCCAGCGGAGAAGGAGCACGCCTGGCGGGTGCAGTCAGTGCGGGCACGGGGCTCCTACCTGCTGTGCACGCTGCTGCTGTGCAATGCCATGGCCAACGCCTCCCTGGCCGGCTGGTTGTGCTCGTCCCTCCCCGCGGAGCCCTGGCTGGCCGTGCTGCTGTGCACTGCCTGCGTCTTCCTGTGCGGAGAGGTGGCGCCCTACTCGGTATGCTCCCGGCACGGCCTGGCCATCGCCTCCCGCACCCTGTGGCTCACCCGCCTGCTAATGGCCGTCACCTTCCCGGTGTCCTACCCGCTCAGCCGCCTGCTGGACTGGGCCCTGCGCCAGGAGATCAGCACCTTCTACACCCGGGAGAAGCTGCTGGAGATGCTGCGGGCGGCCGATCCCTACAACGACCTGGTGAAGGAGGAGCTGAACATCATCCAGGGCGCCCTGGAGCTCCGCACCAAGGTGGTGGAGGACGTGCTCACCCCGCTCGGGGACTGCTTCATGCTGCGCTCCGACGCCGTGCTCGACTTCAGCACCGTGTCCGAGATCCTGCGCAGCGGATACACCCGCATCCCCGTCTACGAGGGCGACGACCTGTCCAACATCGTGGACATCCTGTTCGTCAAGGACCTGGCCTTCGTGGACCCGGATGATTGCACCCCGCTGCAGACCATCACCCGCTTCTACCACCGCCCGCTGCACTGCGTCTTCAATGACACCCGGCTGGACACCGTGCTGGAGGAGTTCAAGAAGGGTGAGGGCGGCGGGGGTCAGCCACAGACCCGTACACCGTGTCCCGGCATCATCCTGCATCCCCCATCCTGGCCGGTGTCCTCACTGCGGGCAATTTACCGGCCCCTGCTTCTCCCCATCACCGGCCCCTGCTTCTCCCCGTCACCGGCCCCTGCTTCTCCCCGTCACCGGCCTCTGCTTCTCCCCATCACCGGCCTCTGCTTCTCCCCATCACCGGCCTCTGCTTCTCCCCATCACCGGCCCCTGCTTCTCCCCATCACCGGCCCCTGCTTCTCCCCATCACCGGCCCCTGCTTCTCCCCATCACCGGCCCCTGCTTCTCCCCATCACCGGCCCCTGCTTCTCCCCATCACCGGCCCCTGCTTCTCCCCATCACCGGCCCCTGCTTCTCCCCATCACCGGCCCCTGCTTCTCCCCATCACCGGCCCCTGCTTCTCCCCATCACCGGCCCCTGCTTCTCCCCATCACCGGCCCCTGCTTCTCCCCATCACCGGCCCCTGCTTCTCCCCATCACCGGCCCCTGCTTCTCCCCATCACCGGCCTCTGCCGTCTGCATCCCAGGTGCAGCATGATCCCTAACCCCAATGTGTTTCTATGTACTACTCAGCATGGAGCATCTCCTGCCTGTTGCTTCCTCCACATCCAAAATCTGTAATCCTTCATCCCAGCctttagtacagtgtttcccaaccagtgtgcctccagctgtggcaaaactacaactcccagcatgcccggacagccaacggctgtccgggcatgctggtagttatagttttgccacagctggaggcaccctggttgggaaacactgctatagcatCATCAGCTTCTGCATTCTGCTACATTACATACCTAGTACCCCCAGCCTTGTatcctagtgtttcccaaccagtgtgccttcatttGTTtcgtaactgcaactcccagcatgcaactattggctgtctggccatgctgggagttgtagttttgcaacagctggagtcactatGCACACTATGGAAATGTAGCTCGGAAATATTCTGAGCAGAACTTAGCTTGCAGCAGACTACCAGTGATTTCTGTGGGATGTTGCTGCATTTTGCACTCTACAGAATTTCTGTAGCAGAACTTCCAAGGTGGATCCGGGTGTTgttgctttacaacagctggaggtacactggttgggaaacactgtgtgggagatttattaaaacctgtccagaggaaaagttgctgagttgcccatagcaaccaatcagatcgtttctttcatttttcataggccttttcagaaatgaaagtagcgatctgattggttgctatgggcaactcagaaacttttcctctggacaggttttgataaatctccttctgtaTCTTCATAGTCTGAATCCTACTATATTATAAAACTGTTATCCACTATGCACAGGTTGTATCCATTCTATAATTATCATCACCAGCTCCTGCATCCCTACTG encodes:
- the CNNM1 gene encoding metal transporter CNNM1 isoform X1 produces the protein MAEAAAPGAIIFLLVSLSVRPVSPWLLGLRPEDTVGGRVSLEGGTLRAAEGTRFTLRLYFQPPLSAQQQLSSAGNGSGPPPRLVFIEEPRAAGEPPCQDEGSWASDVEVLGPLQPSPHGGSALVEVRVRELRKGERGKQFSLCAFDGRHWEHHGGEHFVLEVREAAEATPAWLRALVALLLLAMSALFSGLRLSLLSLDPVELRVLQNSGSPAEKEHAWRVQSVRARGSYLLCTLLLCNAMANASLAGWLCSSLPAEPWLAVLLCTACVFLCGEVAPYSVCSRHGLAIASRTLWLTRLLMAVTFPVSYPLSRLLDWALRQEISTFYTREKLLEMLRAADPYNDLVKEELNIIQGALELRTKVVEDVLTPLGDCFMLRSDAVLDFSTVSEILRSGYTRIPVYEGDDLSNIVDILFVKDLAFVDPDDCTPLQTITRFYHRPLHCVFNDTRLDTVLEEFKKGKSHLAIVQRVNDEGEGDPFYEVMGIVTLEDIIEEIIKSEILDETDLYTDNRKKERIPHRERKPQDFSLFKLSDSEMKVKISPQLLLATHRFMATEIEPFKAPYLSEKILLRLLKHPHVIQELKFDDKNKRSSEHFLYQRNKPVDYFILILQGKVEVEVGKEGLRFENGAFTYYGVPAILTTVSSVDNDVRKVGSLAGSSFLLPVSVSRTFAFSRGESLAGSPVNRSPSRCSGLNRSESPNRERNDYGGSNNQLSNSNNNLYIPDYSVHILCDVQFIKITRQQYQNALAASRIDISPQSPEIEVFIDGDSSKVTKYHRVSESPKDDTVTTLVSDRNCNLANSRSDVQKSPNDSVFLHMDDIPQIREELADIYNCTTNPDSCSIILDTEHSGGEKISSSSVNSAEETLGKKLLRTLSGKTRKKSRDADKSPEESSVLRLIT
- the CNNM1 gene encoding metal transporter CNNM1 isoform X2 → MAEAAAPGAIIFLLVSLSVRPVSPWLLGLRPEDTVGGRVSLEGGTLRAAEGTRFTLRLYFQPPLSAQQQLSSAGNGSGPPPRLVFIEEPRAAGEPPCQDEGSWASDVEVLGPLQPSPHGGSALVEVRVRELRKGERGKQFSLCAFDGRHWEHHGGEHFVLEVREAAEATPAWLRALVALLLLAMSALFSGLRLSLLSLDPVELRVLQNSGSPAEKEHAWRVQSVRARGSYLLCTLLLCNAMANASLAGWLCSSLPAEPWLAVLLCTACVFLCGEVAPYSVCSRHGLAIASRTLWLTRLLMAVTFPVSYPLSRLLDWALRQEISTFYTREKLLEMLRAADPYNDLVKEELNIIQGALELRTKVVEDVLTPLGDCFMLRSDAVLDFSTVSEILRSGYTRIPVYEGDDLSNIVDILFVKDLAFVDPDDCTPLQTITRFYHRPLHCVFNDTRLDTVLEEFKKGKSHLAIVQRVNDEGEGDPFYEVMGIVTLEDIIEEIIKSEILDETDLYTDNRKKERIPHRERKPQDFSLFKLSDSEMKVKISPQLLLATHRFMATEIEPFKAPYLSEKILLRLLKHPHVIQELKFDDKNKRSSEHFLYQRNKPVDYFILILQGKVEVEVGKEGLRFENGAFTYYGVPAILTTVSSDNDVRKVGSLAGSSFLLPVSVSRTFAFSRGESLAGSPVNRSPSRCSGLNRSESPNRERNDYGGSNNQLSNSNNNLYIPDYSVHILCDVQFIKITRQQYQNALAASRIDISPQSPEIEVFIDGDSSKVTKYHRVSESPKDDTVTTLVSDRNCNLANSRSDVQKSPNDSVFLHMDDIPQIREELADIYNCTTNPDSCSIILDTEHSGGEKISSSSVNSAEETLGKKLLRTLSGKTRKKSRDADKSPEESSVLRLIT